The following is a genomic window from Spirosoma foliorum.
GCTATAAGTAGTTCATGAAATTCTGTGAAGTGCTCATAAGGACGTAGCGTCACGCCTTGCTCAAATAAATGCATACTTAGATGTTCTAAAGGCAGTATAGCATTATCATCTAGCCGTATTAGTTGGCTTGAACTAAGTGGAGAGGCAAGCGGATTTAATGAATTTCCTGAAAATACATCACCCGCTTGTGCAACGAATGCTCGAGTACGTTGGTTGCCAGTCTGTAGAGCTGTACCCACAACAATATACTGCGTAGGAGCAATCTCTATATTCAAAAATGCGTACCCAATACCGCTTTTATCAGTTGTTGCTAGCACCATGCCGTCTGGAGTTCGCTTATCAGTTCCTGTTACTTCAGTAGCTGATTCGAACTTATCAGAACCCACTAAAATTAGTTGAAGCAGATCGGCAATCATGCTTTTACCTGCTGCACTATCACCAATAAAGTCTGTTCGGAATGGATGAAATAAATATTCGTATTCACCGTGATGAATTAGTCCCACTGTGCAGAGACTGTAGATACGAGGGAAATTCTTCATGGTTTTAAATAATTGTCTATGTTTTGAATGTGAGGTGCGTAAGCATCCGTTAGGCGACTGAATGCAGGTAATGTTTCGAATGTATCGCCATCGTAATCTACCCATTTTAATTGCCTGAATCGTTCAAACGCCGATTTGACAGCACTATCAACAGTGCTGTTATCTTCTGGATTATCGGTTTGACGTGGAGAGCGGGCGATTAACCGATTCAAATGGATGCGTAAGTCAGGGTAGTTTTCTCGAAGAATCCGTTTAAACTCTGTGATAGATCGGAGTTCAATATTTCTATCAAGTACCATAACTTTGTGTAGTAGAAAACCGATTAGTAACAGGTGATTCTCCAGCCGTTCGTAATGGTCGCCCAGATTGCCACGATGGTCAGCCATGAAATCAAGAAAATAA
Proteins encoded in this region:
- a CDS encoding condensin complex protein MksE yields the protein MEHASLPKELRFTLDDDAEYLFAKLDYALRDGVHIQRRTDPDLFRFLSNDENEDSLRAYYEKYLRVKLQRRTQGGESYYFLDFMADHRGNLGDHYERLENHLLLIGFLLHKVMVLDRNIELRSITEFKRILRENYPDLRIHLNRLIARSPRQTDNPEDNSTVDSAVKSAFERFRQLKWVDYDGDTFETLPAFSRLTDAYAPHIQNIDNYLKP